In the Struthio camelus isolate bStrCam1 chromosome 16, bStrCam1.hap1, whole genome shotgun sequence genome, aaaatatttattgacgTTCCTCCAGGCGTCTTGCCTGAGCAGAGGTATCAAAGCTCCTCCCTGCAGTTACGTTTATGCAGCCAAAAGTGTGTGTGTACAAAATACTTCACATCTACGTATAGACTATATTTAAACGTTTTTGCTTATAATTTTCTGTCACGCAGTTGAATCTTCAAAGTGTGGAAGTTGTAATACAGCTTCTGTTGTGGCATGAGTGGGTCAGTTTACCAGGCAGGTCAGTTTGCTGGGTAGATCTAAGAACAGAATATGCAGAAATGAAGTATCAGCCTCCTCAAAAGCAACAGTAAGTGGATATTGGAGGGGCTTTAGGAAGGTGTATGTGAGAGTGCATGCAAGTCAGAACCTCTTCATGAGGTAAGCCTGTTtgtgaggaaaaagaagagcGATTAAAAAATTGAATTAATAAAGGCATGTAGTGAGGAGGAAGAGTGTTACTATGAACATGAGAAGGGGACAGATTTTTAGAAAGGTATATTTTGAGTATGCTAACTTAGAATCAGAGAAATTATTGCAAGAGTTATTTGGTCTTCAGGGTAAGGTGCTGTTATTATCAGTCTCAACTTGCTAGTATTGATTTTGGGGTTttatggtttgggttttttgcattATTCCCGTCAATTTAGGAGTGAATGTTATTCTAATGTACGTTGTTAAGTTAAATGAATTACGTTGTTCACTTCTGGCTAGAGTAGGCTTATTTAATAAATACAGCGAGTGAATCCCAATGACGTTATGCTTAGTATGATGCTTTATGATTGCAGGGCAAGGAGCAGAACGTCTGGAAAATAATAAGAGCATTGAATGAGTGCCTTGCTGCTCTACCCCAGAAACTGCTTCAAAGAGTCAGTCACATTGGTATTTCAGGACAAATGCATGGGattgtgttttggaaaaaagATCAAGGTAACGTTAATTCTTAGGCATTTCTGTTTCGAATATTAGAAGTTTTTAGCGCTGAAATGATCTTCAGGGAATTGCTACGTGTTCACTTTGGTCTTCTGTAAGACAGAATCATCAGGAGAGCTTGTTCTGTGGGggttttgctttaatttctgGAATATCAGCAGCTTGCTACAGTTAACCACGTTGTTTACACAGACTAGTTAAAGGATTTAGTCTTATGAGATCCCTGTAGAGTCAGCGCAGCTATTAATACGAAGGAGGAATTGCATACTTGTAGCTTGACAAGTGTTTGTCTATCATTTGCTGTCTGCTACCAACTGAAAGAACTTCCGGATCAtgtgaattactttttttttttttttgaatgttattCACCTTAGAAAACACATAACTAGTTGTTGTCTGGTATCTTAATACCTTCCTGTGATTATGCAGGAGCGGTTTTAGCAGTTCTGTGTATGCCTTGAAAAATAAGCTATGCTAGAGCTTTATGAGAATGTGCATAGCATTAGCTAGCCAACACTGAATACTGCTATGCTAATTTGAAATGCTGTTTGAAAGCAAAGTAGGAGAAGAATTGAAGTCTGGTAAAAgatgatttctgttcttttttttttcaaaaaactcaAAGCATGTTTTTCTGGTAAGCCATAGATTCTGATGTTGCATTGATCTTACTGCTTAAGCTTCTGcgagcagggaaagaaaaggattatGGTCATGATCCTGGATACACCTCTGCTTGTAGAATGAAAGGCCAAGACCTCAGAAATGAAATCATCCACAGTGAGGTAGTCATATAGGACTTGATCGTGCACGTACTCAAATACTCTTTGTGACAGTGAGGATGTTTGAAGAACTCAGCGCTTGGATTGCCAGCTGTGGGAGCCAGGGACAGATTCTCTTCTTGGCTAAGCTGATATAAATGTACTTGAAGTCCAGGGCATTTGGTTCACATTTCAGAATCTGGTTCCATGTCTTCATTCTCTTTACCTTACAGTGTGAACATCTGAGCAATTATAcaagtattaaaataataatagtagcTACGCAAACTAAGCAAAGTTTTATTGAACAGAACACATTTCCCAAAAGTGCTGGTCACCGCCTGTCAAAGGTTGTTAGGTTTTTAATGGCTTTAAGAGACACTATGCTATTCATTACTGTCTACGTTTTTACTTTAACTACTACAATTATTActaagaaatatttctaaaggcTGATGGACTGAAGGAGCTgttgtttgctttccagctgtccCAAGGGCTGTGTAAAAAAGCCTCATGGATTCATCACAGACACAGATTCTTTTGTGATattgcttaatattttatttcctaaagcCACACGTCACTTTTGTTTCAACTCTTGCATTCAGTAAAGGGAAAGAGTTTGTTTGCTCTCATTTACTTTGAGTAGACTAAGTGAATCCATGTGCTTTGGGacacaaattacatttttaattgcatCCTTTAGGGTTAGATTTATGGTTAATAGTGTTTCTTAGAATCCACTTAAAACTAGAAAAGCAAACCAACTGGAAATTCAGTTCAAACAGACTTGATAGAACGAGGAACCAAGGGGACAGGAAAAGGTATATCTTTGCTTTGCACATTTCATAGGCTGCTTTTTATTGTGCGAGTGCGACTTCAAATCCCTGTATCCAGTCCAGGAAAGACTCTCTTGGCTATGTTTGTACTCGTAAGTAAAACAGCCTGGGGCTCCTCTCTGACCTCAAGAGAGGTCAAGTGGCACAGCAAGAGAGGTCAAGTGGCACTGCACAGCTTGCATCTGTATGACAAAAGTCTACCCCTACCCCccagcccaaaaaaaaaaaaaaaagtagcctcaGTCACAGAGTCAGCGCTCTGTCCTGTCCCTGCAGCGTGGCCAGGCATTGCCTGGGGCAACAGTAGCTGCCAGAGGTCGAAACCATGCCATGGATTGTGCTAGCAAACATCACGCTTGAGCTCAGGCCCCGGTTTAGTTGCTGCGCTGGCAGGACCCGTAAGTTGCCTTGTAGGACTGCTTGCGGTAAGCGTGTCAGGGCAGGAAGTAGCACGCTGGCCTGCAGTAATAGCAAACATTGCTGAGAAGGCTCCTTGCAGCCTTGAAAAGTTGCCAAAATTTAGCTGCGGCCTTTGCATGGAAGAATGTGAAGGTGACTTCAAAGGCGTAGCGTCCTCTGCTCAGAAGGAACATGCTAGActgagaaaactgaagcaaaaactgAATTAAACCCTATTTTGCCTTCAGTGAAGCTTTGTTGTAGATAAGAGGAAGGTACTCTTTAATACTTCGCAGTCCCTTGCTTAATAAATACAGATCCAGGTTTCCTTTAGCTTTGACTCAAAAGGTGGAAATAACTATGTGTTATCCATTATATGCCGTTGACTACTAATACAACTCTCTCTAGGTTGTGATGTGACAGATCTCAGTTAAGGTTTATACGCGAGAGTTGTCATAGCAGCTCATTACCTCCCTTAGCAAAATTGTAAATTTCTGGTGGGTTACCTGTTATTTAAGTTGTATCATTAGTATCTCAAGGTGAAAGCTCCTTGTCCCTTTAGACAGTAGGAGTGCTGGTAGAGAAGGAAGGCTTTGGACAGCGTTCTCTGTTTTAGCAAAAGATTATGGCATTATGACATTATCTAGGACTGAAAAGTATGACTAATTCATTTGTTTGCAATCACTATTggctctttttctgttcttccgATGTATTGCACAAATTATCTGAGTATCCAGAAATGAAGAATGCTGGGCAGACTATGCTGTGAGGAATCGCTGGACTTGTCAGACACTGTGTGTTTTAGGTTGCAAATGGACAGAGAGTGGAACTGGCCCAAACTTTGAGCCTGAGGAGGTCAGTAATCTGATTACTTGGCAAGATGGCCGCTGCAGCCCTagcttcctctcttctcttcctcagccACAGTCACATATCAGCTTGGCTACAGGATTTGGATGCGCCACAGTCTACTGGTATTTAAAgaaaaggtactttttttttttttttcaaaagggttTTATATCAGGCTATTTCATTGGCAGTTTCTCACCTAGAACTTACATAACAGTTAGTATTTCTGTAGCAAATTAATGCCACTACAGGCTTTGTTGCTGCATTTCTCTGTAATCATAATATTAATTAAATAgtcaaagaatatttaaaatttcagtaTTCAATATAAACTATATGCAACTGAGCACACGGGAGACCCTGACGTCATAAAAATACTACAGatttcttaataaaaagaaaatcctctgccCGTATAGTAACAGAAGCCTTAAAGAATCAGAATAATTCtaatccagcctcctgctcagaggAAATCTGGTAATACAGTTTGAACACTACAATTCTGCCTTTTGCAGATTGTTTGTCGAAAGTACAAAGATGCCTAAGACAGTAACAGAAGTGCTTTGGCTGCTTGCTGCCAGATGCTAAAAGAAACAGTCCCTAAATTAATTatagttccttccttccttagacGTTGAGCTCCTTATGAGGTGGAATTGATGGTCTGCTTTATTGTGGCGTGTTTGCAGAGGATGTAATTTTTCACTTCTGCCTTGACATCAGCAGGACTTGCTCTTCAGTGAGCATCTCCAGTATGTTATGCTTCTCAAAGAGCTGATATTTTCCTCGACAATTACTACAGGTTCTGTAAAAGTTGGGAAAAACTTGGTTTCTTCCAAAGCGTGTTCAACAAATGTATGGAATGTGCCTGATCTTGCCTCAGTGTTGTATTGATCGTGAGTCCAAGCTGTTTTGTTCCTGCTTTGTTTCACTGTTTGGTACATTTCCTTCCATATAATTTGTGGATCCTAAAGCAACTGCAggaattttcctatttttctcaaACGCTCCAGAATCAACAAAATGATGTTGTGCAAACAGTTACTGATTTCCTGACAAAATTTGCAATGGTGTGTTTTTGAACCTGGACAACTCGTTTCCTTAAAGCTAGTTTTTTCTGTATCTTCCATCAGGATTAAGTATTGCTGCTGTGGTAACATCttggaaaataaattccattatAAAACCCAAAAGTACAGGTTGATTGCTTAGgctgctgttttgctgtttgttAGGAGATGAGATTGCACATGTCTGAAGTTCCTAGTAGCACTGGAAGTATTCTTGCTATCTCGTGCCTTAAAACACTGctcattgtttttgtttaataatgTTTTGTTCAAAAGTCCAGATTTTCTGAAGTCTTATGATGCAGCTGGCACTATCCATGACTATGTGGTTGCCATGTTATGTGACCTGAAGAAGCCACTGATGTCTGTCCAGAATGCTGCCAGCTGGGGATATTTTAATTCCAGAAGCAAAAGCTGGAATACTGATATGTAAGTGCTAAGATCATTCAACGCATTCTACTTGTTGCTTGTATCAGGCAACATGAACGTCTGTCTCTTTGGGCCCTAACTATGAAAATGCTACAGATAGAAAGTGAATGAAAGTCACTCCTGAGCAGTTGTGATGTGGCCCATACAGGAGTGTTGTGGGTTTGCTCTGGTTTGTAAGGGACATAATGCTTAAATTATATAAAATCTGGCACTGTATTTTTAGAAACAGCTAAAACAGCAGAGCTGAGGGGATTGTCAGTGAGGCCTTGTATACAAAActgttcctttccctttctgtggTATGATCATGGGTTGCAATGGGATGGGCGAGTGACTGCTGCAGCCCGTGCATTACCTATGTGATGGTAAAAGAAGGCTATTAGTTCTTTCAGTTCAGCTTCTTTGTAACCACTAAGATTTACTTGTGATACTACCTAAAAGTTATTAGGCTACAGGAAGTCTTATGGGAAAttaggttttgtgtgtgtgtgtgtgcttttttttttttttttttttttttaaatgatttgctCTTTCAGGGGGGACCATATACAATTCAGGGCTTAGGTTAGGCCAGGACTCCAAGGTGAAAAGATCTTCTGCTCCTGAAGGTAAACTAATTTTTAATGCCTTGAAAGAGTGACAGAAGCTTGCATCAGGATTGCTGATCTTTCACTAATCTGGTGTAGCTGTAGCCACAGAATGTATCTTGCAGTTTGTTTGTGTAAGGAGTTTGTTGGACTTAAGTCTTTGTGATTTGGTTTTGAACCACTAACTGTTTGCATAACAGCTCTAAGTTCTTTGGCATGTGAaagatgattttgttttttaggcTGTTTTTGTGGTTGACCCTTAACTCTGGAACTGCCCGTATGTATGACAGCATTAGCTTAAACTGGCAGTGCAGGTACTGCTGTATAATGTCAGGTAATCAGATTGTATATAAAGTATTTATTCTTCTAGAGTATTCTAGTCCACCCAGCGAGTGGAACTGGAATGCTGCTTTGGTCCAAGGCAAATCTTTCTAAATAGGTGAAAGTCTCCATAAATCCGGCAGCCACAAATGCCAGGTTCACCTATGACTTCAAAGAGGTCCTTGTAGTCATGTTGCATGTTCCCATTCTGCTTTCCTGCAATTACATTGTTCTGATTGCAGCTTGAGAAAGTCCGGCTTTCCTGTTCACTTGCTTCCAGAGGTGGGAGACCCTGGCAGCATTGCAGGCAGGACAATCTATGCATGGCATGGAATACCCAAGGGAGCAGAAGTCGGAATTGCCCTCGGAGATTTCCAGTGCTCTGTTTATTCCTGTCTGACTGAGAGGACTGATGCAGGTATGATTATGTAGCTGATAGGCTGCAGCTGAGACCTCAATTTTTATTTGTATCTGTCTGTGTGATTAATTAATCTTGAtatcttatttgttttttctttgtcctCCTTCATGGTAGTCTGCTAAAAAACTGAACTTTTTCTTTCATGTCCTAGTTCTCAATATCAGCACCTCTGCTCAGCTGACCATCTCTATGCCCCCGGGATTCCAACCTCCAGAAACACCAGATCCTTTCTCAGCTGTTACTTATTTTCCCTACTTCAATGGTAACTACTTGGCAGTGGCAGCATCGCTCAACGGAGGCAACGTTCTAGCAATGTTTGTGGACGTGGTGGCCCAGTGGACAGCAGAGCTGGGTAAGTTATTTCAAGGATAGTTAAAGCTTAAAATAGGGTTAATCAGGAAGGTACCACAGTAGCTGAGGCAAAAGAACAAGCCTGGAGCTGTTTTGTTGCGCTCCATAAGGAACAAAGATGACTCTTGTGTCACGCTTCCTAGATCTCTAGAATTTCCTTTTGAAGCTAATGAGCATGCTGGGACAGTCATGCCTGGACCCTGCATTCACATCATCTCTAGCTTTTCTTTCGTTTCGAGAATATAagataatatatttcaaaaggaAAGGTCAGCAAATTTGAAGACAGCTGCTAATTTTGTATGATTGCAGTCCAAAAGAGTCCTCTGATTAAATCAATTGCCTTTTGCTGCAAATTTTGCAGAACTCTAAACACTTAATGGATTTTAAGACTCAAGTTCATGTAATATCCCTTAAGTGCTTTAAGTGTGGTCTTTACAGGCCTTTTTGTATTCCTCTCCTGGGTGTTGCAGTGAAGCAATGAATTCTTAAATCCTTTACTCTTTCATCAAGTTCTTGAAGGAAACTCTGCATTTAGCTTCAGTGAATGGATTGCATGTGAAGTCTGCCATTAGTGCCTTTAGTGATGTTTTCTTGTGTAACTTTGCACCATGTAGGCAAAGAAGGATAGCTCTGTTATCAGAAGTGGCAGTTCctgtaatcaggaaaaaaattctagcaTCACAGTATGCTGGAAGGGAAGGGGGTTCAGAGTCCTGGAAAAGCTATTATCTTTGGCACAGGGAAAAACAGATGTGCAATATTTTGCTGAGCCGGTGGATCCGTTTCCATTTTAAGTCTCCATATGTAAGGTGTACTAGACCCCTTCAAATTAGTAACATGGTATTTCCCTTTTGCAGGCCTTGAGGTTCAGGAGTCTACTATCTAtacaaaaataatcaaagcaGCCTTGgcccaaaacaacagcaaactcTCAATCCACCCAACAATATTTGGAGAGAGGCACGTGCCTGAGCAGTTGGCTTCAGTGACCAATATCTCCGTCTCTGACCTCTCCCTGGGTCATGT is a window encoding:
- the SHPK gene encoding sedoheptulokinase, which gives rise to MAGSEAAGRPDAACVLGIDLGTTSVKAALVVGGERGQVVAKSCSRETRAQTGSPGAGPQGKEQNVWKIIRALNECLAALPQKLLQRVSHIGISGQMHGIVFWKKDQGCKWTESGTGPNFEPEEVSNLITWQDGRCSPSFLSSLPQPQSHISLATGFGCATVYWYLKKSPDFLKSYDAAGTIHDYVVAMLCDLKKPLMSVQNAASWGYFNSRSKSWNTDILRKSGFPVHLLPEVGDPGSIAGRTIYAWHGIPKGAEVGIALGDFQCSVYSCLTERTDAVLNISTSAQLTISMPPGFQPPETPDPFSAVTYFPYFNGNYLAVAASLNGGNVLAMFVDVVAQWTAELGLEVQESTIYTKIIKAALAQNNSKLSIHPTIFGERHVPEQLASVTNISVSDLSLGHVTRALCRGIIENLHSMLPSERLTETGVRRILGTGSALARNEVLRQEAERIFPFPVIYGKDVDAAVGAAMVMFPRK